Proteins from one Hydrogenivirga caldilitoris genomic window:
- a CDS encoding hemolysin family protein, producing MEGSLAAIYTDILVFVLLLFASGFFASSEVVFFSVSKPFLMKYSKSRLYRLLMELLSKPKEVLISILIGNELVNVLISSYGAKLFTENLGKEGALLSAVLMSFLIFIFGETLPKNAVLPVADRLSLIYTPVFYLFHTIIFPIRLIFLLPVQNLLKKLGVDSKEEVFELSEEKLLGIIEMGIDAGEFSEDERIMIKKVFEMDEVLVREIMTPRPDIFALPENLKVGEVIEEVRGKGHSRIPVYKEKLDDVTGVVHVKDLLPVNRNKDRVLGEFKREVLFVPEVMSVESLLQELRKAKTQMAIVVDEHGAVSGLVTMYDVLRWLLGDVPEEWEEEKEIEKLSYDMFRIEGSADIEEVAEALGFELPEEYDYDTVSGFVMANLNKVPEKGDEFEYDGFKFIVGEVEKNRVKEVIVKVLKRAEEKT from the coding sequence ATGGAAGGCTCGTTAGCTGCAATTTATACTGACATTCTAGTCTTCGTACTTCTTCTATTCGCTTCAGGGTTCTTCGCCTCTTCAGAGGTTGTATTCTTCAGCGTCAGCAAGCCCTTCCTAATGAAATACTCTAAGAGCAGACTGTATCGCCTGCTCATGGAACTCCTATCTAAACCAAAAGAAGTTCTTATATCCATCCTTATAGGAAATGAGCTTGTTAACGTCCTCATATCCTCTTATGGAGCAAAGCTGTTTACCGAGAATTTAGGAAAGGAAGGTGCCCTCTTGTCAGCAGTTTTGATGTCCTTCTTGATATTTATTTTCGGGGAAACCTTGCCGAAAAATGCGGTTCTTCCCGTAGCCGACAGACTTTCCTTAATATACACGCCCGTGTTTTACCTCTTCCACACGATCATATTCCCTATTAGGCTCATCTTCCTGCTTCCCGTACAGAACCTCTTGAAGAAGCTCGGTGTTGATAGCAAGGAGGAAGTGTTTGAGCTCTCTGAAGAAAAGCTCCTGGGCATAATTGAGATGGGTATAGATGCCGGGGAGTTCTCAGAAGACGAAAGGATAATGATAAAGAAGGTCTTTGAAATGGATGAAGTTCTCGTCAGGGAAATAATGACCCCAAGACCTGACATATTCGCCCTGCCAGAAAACCTTAAGGTTGGAGAAGTTATAGAGGAGGTCAGAGGCAAAGGGCACAGCAGGATACCTGTCTATAAGGAAAAGCTTGACGATGTGACTGGAGTAGTTCACGTTAAGGACCTGCTACCTGTAAACAGGAACAAGGATAGAGTCTTAGGAGAGTTTAAAAGAGAAGTTCTTTTCGTGCCTGAAGTTATGAGCGTTGAGAGCCTCCTTCAGGAGTTAAGGAAAGCCAAAACTCAAATGGCTATTGTGGTTGATGAGCACGGTGCAGTTTCTGGCTTGGTAACCATGTATGACGTGCTTAGATGGCTTTTGGGAGACGTACCTGAAGAATGGGAGGAAGAAAAGGAGATAGAGAAACTCTCCTACGATATGTTCAGGATAGAGGGTTCTGCCGACATAGAGGAGGTTGCTGAAGCTCTTGGTTTTGAGCTCCCTGAGGAGTATGACTACGATACGGTGAGCGGTTTTGTCATGGCAAATCTAAACAAGGTACCTGAGAAGGGGGATGAGTTTGAATACGATGGTTTCAAGTTCATAGTGGGAGAAGTAGAAAAGAATAGGGTCAAGGAGGTAATAGTAAAGGTCCTGAAAAGGGCTGAGGAAAAAACCTAA
- a CDS encoding oligopeptide/dipeptide ABC transporter ATP-binding protein: MDTLIETRNLTKTYRLKRGLFGKEDIYALKDVSLSVRRSEILGVVGESGSGKSTLGKLILRLEKPSSGEVVFMGKDAFKIGKEYTKEVSVVFQDPRSSLNPRMRVKEIIEEPLIVHGVKNRKDILEEVLQKVQLPLEFLNRKPDDLSGGQRQRVAIARAIALKPKLIVADEPTASLDMSVQQEILKLFENLKHQGIAFLFITHDIRVIDKIADRVAVIYGGMLMELGHKEEILSNPLHPYTRFLLSNVPVKHPKFRREEDFKEVEYTVPQEGCPFAPRCPDYMQECSKSVRRSEFNGRLVSCNLY; this comes from the coding sequence ATGGATACTCTGATTGAAACCAGAAACCTCACAAAAACTTACAGGTTAAAAAGGGGATTGTTCGGAAAAGAGGACATATACGCCCTTAAGGATGTTTCCCTCTCAGTGAGAAGGTCTGAGATCTTGGGCGTGGTTGGCGAATCGGGTTCTGGCAAGAGTACACTTGGCAAGCTCATACTCCGACTTGAAAAACCCTCCTCCGGTGAAGTTGTCTTCATGGGTAAGGACGCTTTTAAAATAGGAAAGGAGTATACAAAGGAGGTTTCGGTAGTTTTTCAAGACCCCAGAAGTTCCCTAAACCCTAGAATGAGGGTGAAGGAAATCATAGAAGAGCCATTGATAGTTCATGGCGTAAAAAATAGAAAGGATATACTTGAAGAGGTACTTCAGAAGGTTCAACTCCCCCTGGAGTTCCTTAACAGAAAGCCAGATGACCTATCGGGAGGACAGAGGCAAAGGGTTGCTATTGCAAGAGCCATCGCTTTGAAACCCAAATTGATAGTTGCAGATGAGCCCACAGCATCCCTTGACATGTCCGTTCAGCAAGAGATACTTAAGCTTTTTGAGAACTTGAAACACCAAGGTATAGCTTTCCTGTTCATAACCCACGATATCAGGGTTATAGACAAAATTGCTGACAGGGTAGCGGTAATATACGGAGGCATGCTTATGGAGTTAGGACACAAAGAAGAAATTCTGAGTAACCCTCTACATCCATACACAAGATTCCTTTTGAGCAACGTTCCTGTAAAACACCCAAAATTCCGGAGAGAAGAGGACTTTAAAGAGGTTGAATACACAGTTCCTCAAGAGGGATGCCCCTTTGCACCCAGATGTCCTGATTACATGCAAGAATGCTCTAAAAGCGTTAGGAGGTCAGAGTTTAATGGAAGGCTCGTTAGCTGCAATTTATACTGA